A single genomic interval of Tautonia marina harbors:
- a CDS encoding type IV pilus twitching motility protein PilT, with the protein MGTLLIDKLLQTVCTQKASDLHLTVGSPPMLRLHGHMRPLATKVLEPPDTVALMKSITPERCQQELQEVGGTDFGFAFGEMARFRVAIFKQRGNIGLVLRRIPNEFLTFEQLGLPWVIEELIQRPRGLILVTGPTGSGKTTSLASMINWINNNLDRHIITIEDPIEYFHQHNKSLVNQREIGIDVPDFPEAIRRALRMDPDIILVGEMRDLATISAAITAAETGHIVFGTLHTNSAEGTVNRIIDVFPKEQQDQIRTQLSVAIIGILAQTLLPRKPKGLVAAYECLVVTSAIANLIRENKTYRIDSSIQTGRKHGMILMDDSLFNLWRQGLVEETEIIYKARKPNDLRERIELAKKGIFDDVDEEEDDEDGGAKKR; encoded by the coding sequence ATGGGCACGCTGCTGATCGACAAGCTGCTCCAGACCGTCTGTACCCAGAAAGCCAGCGACCTGCACCTGACCGTCGGCAGCCCCCCGATGCTCCGGCTGCATGGTCATATGCGTCCCCTGGCCACCAAGGTGCTCGAGCCGCCTGACACGGTGGCCTTGATGAAGAGCATCACCCCGGAACGCTGCCAGCAGGAGTTGCAGGAAGTCGGCGGCACCGACTTCGGCTTCGCCTTCGGCGAGATGGCCCGCTTCCGCGTCGCCATCTTCAAGCAACGCGGCAATATCGGGCTGGTGCTGCGGCGGATTCCGAACGAGTTCTTGACCTTCGAGCAGCTCGGGCTGCCCTGGGTCATCGAGGAATTGATTCAACGCCCCCGCGGTCTGATCCTCGTCACCGGGCCGACCGGCTCGGGCAAGACCACCAGCCTTGCCTCGATGATCAACTGGATCAACAACAACCTCGATCGCCACATCATCACCATCGAAGACCCGATCGAGTACTTCCACCAGCACAACAAGTCGCTCGTCAACCAACGCGAGATCGGCATCGACGTCCCTGACTTCCCCGAGGCCATTCGTCGCGCCCTCCGGATGGACCCGGACATCATCCTCGTCGGCGAAATGCGTGACCTGGCCACCATCTCCGCGGCCATCACCGCCGCCGAGACCGGCCACATCGTCTTCGGCACCCTGCACACCAACTCGGCCGAAGGCACGGTCAACCGCATCATCGACGTCTTCCCCAAGGAGCAGCAGGACCAGATCCGCACCCAGCTCTCGGTGGCGATCATCGGCATCCTCGCCCAGACGCTCCTCCCACGCAAGCCGAAAGGGCTGGTCGCCGCCTACGAGTGCCTGGTCGTGACCTCGGCCATCGCCAACCTGATCCGAGAAAACAAGACCTACCGGATCGACTCCTCCATCCAGACCGGCCGCAAGCACGGCATGATCCTGATGGACGACTCGCTGTTCAACCTCTGGCGCCAGGGCCTCGTCGAGGAAACCGAAATCATTTACAAGGCCCGCAAGCCCAACGACCTGCGCGAACGCATCGAACTGGCCAAGAAGGGCATCTTCGACGACGTGGATGAGGAGGAGGACGACGAGGACGGCGGCGCCAAGAAGCGATAA
- a CDS encoding GspE/PulE family protein yields the protein MAKQTKDWTDILVKRGIVGADQIQEARGMGDALEESLVRLGYAEIEDITKAKAEQNGLDYVDLQEIEIPAQVVELVPESLARENVVMPLAQEGGAIKVIMHDPMDFETLDKLRFVLNREISIALAPREAIVEAINRYYGGATTESESVDSMLQEFTDTAIDYADDINAGKGVGGAEEDDSAPVIRLVNLILEKAVLMRASDIHIEPFADRIRIRYRIDGVCQEIESPPRRLLGPIMSRLKIMGSIDIAEKRRPQDGRIKVHVTGKDIDLRVSVLPTNHGQSMVMRILDRDNIKVSLRDLGFGEEDFKRYQNLIKRPNGILLVTGPTGSGKTTTLYASLNELNRPDTKIITAEDPVEYYLPGINQCEVKARIGMTFARIIRAMLRQNPNILLVGEIRDEETANTAIQASLTGHLVFSTLHTNDAPSALTRLVDIGVQPFLVASSIIGIMAQRLVRKVCPKCRARYEPPAHLLKSLGIRPEIASKANFMRGKGCSYCNKTGYRGRLAIYELMNMSSQIREMTFKGENTQAIRKLARKQGMRTLFEDGMIKALKGVTTIDEVLRITHHEASSSS from the coding sequence ATGGCCAAGCAAACCAAGGACTGGACCGACATCCTCGTCAAACGCGGGATCGTCGGAGCCGACCAGATCCAGGAAGCCCGAGGTATGGGCGACGCCCTTGAGGAGTCGCTCGTGCGGCTCGGCTACGCCGAGATCGAAGACATCACCAAGGCCAAGGCCGAACAGAACGGCCTGGACTATGTCGACCTGCAAGAGATCGAGATTCCGGCCCAGGTCGTCGAACTCGTTCCCGAATCCCTCGCCCGGGAAAACGTCGTCATGCCCCTGGCTCAGGAAGGGGGCGCCATCAAGGTCATCATGCATGACCCAATGGACTTCGAGACGCTCGACAAGCTCCGTTTCGTCCTGAACCGAGAAATCAGCATCGCCCTGGCCCCCCGCGAGGCGATCGTCGAGGCCATCAACCGCTACTACGGAGGCGCCACGACCGAGTCCGAGTCGGTCGACTCGATGCTTCAGGAGTTCACCGACACCGCCATCGACTACGCCGACGACATCAACGCGGGCAAGGGGGTCGGTGGGGCCGAGGAGGACGATAGCGCTCCGGTCATCCGCCTGGTGAATCTGATTCTCGAAAAAGCGGTCCTGATGCGGGCCTCGGACATCCACATCGAACCCTTTGCCGACCGCATCCGCATCCGGTACCGGATCGATGGCGTCTGCCAGGAAATCGAGAGCCCTCCCCGCCGTCTGCTCGGACCGATCATGAGCCGCCTGAAGATCATGGGCTCGATCGACATCGCCGAGAAACGACGCCCCCAGGACGGCCGGATCAAGGTCCACGTCACCGGCAAGGACATCGACCTGCGGGTCAGCGTTTTGCCCACCAACCACGGGCAGTCGATGGTTATGCGGATCCTCGACCGCGACAACATCAAGGTCAGCCTCCGCGACCTCGGCTTCGGTGAGGAGGACTTCAAGCGCTACCAGAACCTCATCAAGCGGCCCAACGGCATTCTCCTCGTCACCGGGCCGACCGGCTCGGGCAAGACGACGACGCTCTACGCCTCCTTGAACGAGCTGAACCGTCCGGACACGAAGATCATCACCGCCGAGGACCCGGTCGAGTACTACCTGCCCGGCATCAACCAGTGCGAGGTCAAGGCCCGCATCGGAATGACCTTCGCCCGGATCATTCGGGCCATGCTCCGGCAGAACCCGAATATCCTCCTCGTGGGCGAGATTCGGGACGAGGAGACGGCGAACACCGCCATCCAGGCCTCACTGACAGGACACTTGGTTTTCAGTACACTGCACACGAACGATGCGCCCAGTGCCTTGACACGTCTGGTCGATATCGGTGTTCAGCCGTTCCTGGTCGCCAGCTCGATTATCGGCATCATGGCCCAGCGTCTCGTGCGCAAGGTCTGCCCGAAATGCCGGGCCCGATACGAGCCGCCGGCCCACCTGCTCAAGAGCCTTGGCATCCGTCCCGAGATCGCCTCGAAGGCGAACTTCATGCGTGGCAAAGGCTGCTCGTACTGCAACAAGACCGGCTATCGCGGCCGCCTGGCGATCTACGAGCTGATGAATATGTCCAGCCAGATCCGGGAGATGACCTTCAAGGGCGAAAACACGCAGGCCATCCGTAAACTGGCTCGCAAACAGGGGATGCGCACCCTCTTCGAGGACGGGATGATCAAGGCTCTCAAGGGGGTCACCACCATCGACGAGGTGCTTCGCATCACGCATCACGAAGCCTCGAGTTCCTCCTGA
- the ppdK gene encoding pyruvate, phosphate dikinase, whose product MSDPQKYVYSFGAGQAEGTAKMKELLGGKGANLAEMSSIGIPVPPGFTITTEVCDLYYKNGQTFPDGLESQVSAALAKMEEAYGSKLGDPSNPLLVSVRSGAALSMPGMMNTILNLGLSDASTEGLAQKTGNPRFAYDGYRRLIDMFGSVVMNVDHEHFEHELQSLKDEKGVKLDTDLSADDLKELVRRYKAVYEKNVGTGFPQDPMEQLWKAVQAVFRSWMGKKAIEYRRIEKITGLKGTAVNVQAMVFGNTGNTSGTGVAFTRDPNTGENVFYGDFLINAQGEDVVAGIRTPEHIADLEGEMPAVYKQLMEIREKLEQHYKEMQDIEFTIEDGTLYMLQTRTGKRTGSAAVKIAVDMVHEGLIDEKTAVQRVNPDSLNHLLLPQLDPKAGVTPVARGIAASPGAASGKVVLTAEDAVAQREANPNVKLLLVRKETSPEDVAGMDAAVGILTSTGGKASHAAVVARGWGKPCVVGCEAIRINEKAGQITVDGQVVKAGEFLTINGTTGDVMIGEVPTIPPKMAGDFAVLMEWADKYRTLKIRTNADNPKDSTKAREFGAEGIGLCRTEHMFFEGQRITDMRKMILADTEEDRRKALASLEPYQRDDFIGIFEAMAGLPVTIRLLDPPLHEFLPHDDAGQNEVAGQLGIDVEKVKDRVESLHEFNPMLGFRGCRLAVRYPEILEMQVRAIIEAAIAVKKKGVEVLPEIMIPLVGTVEEMALLRQETDRVAKETIEKAGTSVDYLVGTMIEVPRAALTADQIAQHAEFFSFGTNDLTQMTFGYSRDDIRSFMNSYLEKKILPEDPFQSLDETGVGQLVAMGVQKGRSTGKTKDGPLKIGICGEHGGDPASVAFCHKVGLDYVSCSPFRVPIARLAAAQAAINDGATVSRDR is encoded by the coding sequence ATGTCCGATCCCCAGAAATACGTTTATTCCTTCGGCGCGGGTCAGGCCGAGGGCACGGCCAAGATGAAGGAACTGCTCGGCGGCAAGGGAGCCAACCTCGCCGAGATGAGTTCCATTGGAATTCCCGTGCCTCCGGGCTTCACCATCACCACAGAAGTTTGCGACCTCTACTACAAGAACGGGCAAACCTTCCCCGACGGCCTCGAATCCCAGGTCTCGGCCGCCCTGGCCAAGATGGAAGAGGCTTACGGATCGAAACTTGGCGACCCGAGCAATCCCTTGCTCGTGAGTGTCCGATCCGGCGCCGCTCTGTCGATGCCGGGCATGATGAACACGATTTTAAACCTCGGTCTCTCCGATGCCTCGACCGAGGGCCTTGCTCAGAAAACCGGCAATCCGCGCTTCGCTTACGACGGTTACCGCCGACTAATCGACATGTTCGGCTCCGTCGTCATGAATGTCGATCACGAGCACTTCGAGCACGAGCTGCAATCGCTCAAGGATGAGAAAGGGGTCAAGCTCGACACCGACCTGTCGGCCGACGACCTCAAGGAACTGGTCCGCCGCTACAAGGCCGTCTACGAAAAGAATGTCGGCACCGGCTTCCCCCAGGATCCGATGGAACAGCTCTGGAAGGCCGTCCAGGCCGTCTTCCGCAGCTGGATGGGCAAGAAGGCCATCGAGTACCGCCGGATCGAGAAGATCACCGGCTTGAAGGGGACCGCCGTCAACGTGCAGGCGATGGTCTTCGGCAACACCGGCAACACCTCCGGCACCGGCGTCGCCTTCACCCGCGACCCGAACACCGGCGAGAACGTCTTCTACGGCGACTTCCTCATCAACGCCCAGGGCGAAGACGTCGTTGCCGGCATCCGGACCCCCGAGCACATCGCCGATCTCGAAGGCGAGATGCCTGCCGTGTACAAGCAGCTCATGGAAATCCGTGAGAAGCTTGAGCAGCACTACAAGGAGATGCAGGACATCGAGTTCACGATCGAGGACGGCACCCTCTACATGCTCCAGACCCGAACCGGCAAGCGCACCGGCTCGGCCGCCGTCAAGATCGCCGTCGATATGGTCCACGAAGGACTGATCGACGAGAAGACCGCCGTCCAGCGCGTCAATCCCGATAGCCTCAACCACCTGCTCCTGCCCCAGCTCGATCCGAAGGCCGGGGTCACTCCCGTCGCCCGAGGCATTGCCGCCAGCCCCGGCGCCGCCTCCGGTAAGGTCGTCCTGACGGCCGAGGACGCCGTCGCCCAGCGCGAGGCGAACCCGAACGTCAAGCTGCTGCTCGTCCGCAAGGAAACCAGCCCCGAAGACGTTGCCGGCATGGACGCGGCCGTCGGCATCCTCACCTCAACCGGCGGCAAGGCCAGCCACGCCGCCGTCGTCGCCCGAGGCTGGGGCAAGCCCTGCGTCGTCGGCTGCGAGGCCATCCGGATCAACGAGAAGGCCGGGCAGATCACCGTCGACGGCCAGGTCGTCAAGGCTGGTGAATTCCTCACCATCAACGGCACCACCGGCGACGTCATGATCGGCGAAGTGCCGACCATTCCCCCCAAGATGGCCGGCGACTTCGCCGTCCTCATGGAGTGGGCCGACAAGTACCGGACCCTCAAGATCCGGACCAACGCCGATAACCCCAAGGACTCGACCAAGGCTCGCGAGTTCGGCGCCGAGGGGATCGGTCTCTGCCGGACCGAACACATGTTCTTCGAGGGTCAGCGCATCACCGACATGCGCAAGATGATCCTTGCCGATACCGAGGAAGACCGTCGCAAGGCCCTCGCCTCGCTCGAACCCTACCAGCGCGACGACTTCATCGGCATCTTCGAGGCCATGGCCGGCCTGCCGGTCACGATCCGACTGCTTGATCCGCCCCTCCACGAGTTCCTGCCGCACGACGACGCCGGCCAGAACGAGGTCGCCGGCCAACTCGGCATCGACGTGGAGAAGGTCAAGGACCGGGTCGAGTCCCTCCACGAGTTCAACCCGATGCTCGGCTTCCGCGGCTGCCGCCTGGCCGTCCGCTACCCCGAGATTCTTGAAATGCAGGTCCGCGCCATCATCGAAGCGGCCATCGCCGTCAAGAAGAAGGGGGTCGAGGTTCTGCCCGAGATCATGATCCCGCTCGTCGGTACCGTCGAGGAAATGGCCCTGCTCCGTCAGGAAACCGACCGCGTCGCCAAGGAAACGATCGAGAAGGCCGGCACCTCGGTCGACTATCTCGTCGGCACGATGATCGAGGTTCCCCGGGCCGCCCTGACGGCCGACCAGATCGCCCAGCACGCCGAGTTCTTCTCCTTCGGCACCAACGACCTGACCCAGATGACCTTCGGCTACAGCCGGGACGACATCCGGTCGTTCATGAACTCCTACCTGGAGAAGAAGATCCTGCCCGAAGACCCCTTCCAGTCGCTCGACGAGACCGGCGTCGGCCAGCTCGTCGCCATGGGCGTCCAGAAGGGCCGGTCCACGGGCAAGACCAAGGACGGCCCGCTGAAGATCGGCATCTGCGGCGAACACGGCGGCGACCCCGCCAGCGTGGCCTTCTGCCACAAGGTCGGGCTCGACTACGTCTCCTGCTCCCCCTTCCGCGTGCCGATTGCCCGGCTCGCCGCCGCTCAGGCCGCCATCAACGACGGCGCGACCGTCTCGCGCGACCGCTGA
- a CDS encoding DUF3179 domain-containing (seleno)protein, whose amino-acid sequence MSTPSHQPIDPSPSNLSPNTAPRGVLLCGIVAVFGFIAYQGPSLWDEINALLRERSAARQSAVVGYVGISPNPSAALPPGNWFRIEGPHVRLWAGWHAEQGHRWFTIEPDDLDRNLLSESVGRDLFQGINQPLAEVGGGPISARIPGHHEVEAMRIDGRHCAYPVIVLDKVLVINDEVDGKPLLILHTKPPATGSSVFETVLDGQRLQMGFAGYFYNDEPLLYDRSSEGLWVEQEEGLVSLSGPNRGRILKRLGRMQRFRWDDWSQQHTDGRVVVGSDRPLLSAAL is encoded by the coding sequence ATGTCGACCCCGTCACACCAGCCGATCGACCCGTCTCCCTCGAACCTCTCCCCCAACACGGCCCCTCGCGGAGTTCTCCTCTGCGGGATCGTGGCCGTCTTTGGGTTCATTGCGTACCAGGGACCTTCGCTCTGGGATGAAATCAACGCCTTGCTTCGAGAGCGTTCCGCCGCCCGACAGAGTGCCGTGGTGGGCTATGTCGGAATCAGCCCCAACCCCTCCGCCGCGCTGCCCCCCGGAAATTGGTTCCGCATCGAGGGACCACACGTGCGGCTCTGGGCGGGCTGGCATGCCGAGCAGGGGCACCGTTGGTTCACTATCGAGCCCGACGATCTCGACCGCAACCTGTTAAGCGAGTCCGTGGGGCGCGATCTGTTCCAGGGGATCAATCAACCGTTGGCCGAGGTCGGTGGCGGTCCCATCTCGGCCCGGATCCCCGGTCACCATGAGGTCGAGGCCATGCGGATCGACGGCCGGCACTGCGCCTACCCGGTGATCGTGCTCGACAAGGTTCTGGTCATCAACGACGAGGTCGACGGGAAGCCGCTGCTAATCCTCCATACGAAACCGCCGGCGACGGGGTCCTCGGTCTTCGAAACGGTTCTGGATGGCCAGCGGTTGCAGATGGGGTTCGCCGGCTACTTTTACAACGATGAACCCTTGCTCTACGATCGCTCGTCCGAGGGCCTCTGGGTGGAACAGGAGGAAGGGCTCGTCTCCCTCTCCGGTCCGAACCGGGGACGGATCCTCAAGCGCCTGGGGCGGATGCAACGGTTCCGCTGGGACGACTGGAGCCAGCAGCACACCGACGGACGGGTCGTCGTCGGATCCGATCGCCCCCTCCTCTCCGCGGCGCTCTGA
- the fusA gene encoding elongation factor G: MDNLRDLRNIGISAHIDSGKTTLTERVLFYAGKIHKIEDVRGGGDGAKMDHMELEKERGITITSAATTVAWKDHKINIIDTPGHVDFTVEVERSLRVLDGAILVVTAVEGVQSQTLTVDRQMKRYGVPRLVFINKIDRTGANPQKVIETVEQKLGLTAVPLQIPIGLEMNFEGVVDLLSMEAVYFDGEKGETVRRESIPDGLMEVAKQRRQGMLEALSLYSDELMTILLEEEEPPLELVLKIIREATIAQQIAPVLMGTAYKNKGIQPLLDAITNFLPSPLDRDVKARDNLNEQAEVVLKPDDNEPLVAMAFKLVEEPFGQVTYMRIYQGTLKKGEFYYNTRSSKRARVSRILRVHSDEREDIEAAGAGDIVAVMGIDCATGDTFCSEGINYSLESIYAAEPVIDLSITPNKRADYDKLSKALNRFMREDPTFRVHVDHETGETIISGMGELHLEIYVERIRREYKVDCTIGQPKVSYREAPTRETPYSYVHKKQTGGSGQYGKVVGKLIPLEEPFEEPFEFENNVTGGRIPGEYIPAIEKGFRRGLVKGPLAGYEVIGVKMALDDGAYHDVDSSAMAFEICAFDAFRETFRKADPVLLEPIMKVEVECPIEFQGPVSGQVSSKRGIITNTEAREGFVVIYAEVPLSAMFGYSNDLRSLTQGKGTFSMEFYKYQRVPASLQDEIIKKAQEDAKSMAKA, from the coding sequence ATGGATAATCTCCGCGACCTGCGCAATATCGGCATCTCGGCCCACATCGACTCCGGCAAGACGACCTTGACCGAGCGGGTCCTGTTCTACGCCGGCAAGATCCACAAGATCGAGGACGTCCGTGGCGGCGGCGACGGCGCCAAGATGGACCACATGGAGCTGGAAAAGGAGCGGGGCATCACGATCACCTCGGCCGCCACCACGGTGGCCTGGAAGGATCACAAGATCAACATCATCGACACCCCCGGCCACGTCGACTTCACCGTCGAGGTCGAGCGGTCGCTCCGCGTGCTCGACGGCGCCATCCTCGTCGTCACCGCGGTCGAAGGGGTTCAGTCCCAGACCTTGACCGTCGACCGCCAGATGAAGCGGTACGGCGTCCCCCGCCTCGTCTTCATCAACAAGATCGACCGCACCGGCGCCAATCCCCAGAAGGTCATCGAGACTGTCGAGCAGAAGCTCGGCCTGACCGCCGTGCCGCTGCAGATTCCGATCGGCCTGGAAATGAACTTCGAGGGGGTCGTCGACCTGCTCTCGATGGAGGCCGTCTACTTCGACGGCGAGAAGGGAGAGACCGTCCGCCGAGAGTCGATCCCCGACGGCCTGATGGAAGTGGCCAAGCAGCGCCGCCAGGGCATGCTTGAAGCCCTCTCCCTCTACTCCGACGAACTGATGACCATCCTCCTTGAGGAGGAGGAACCGCCCCTGGAGCTGGTCCTGAAGATCATCCGGGAGGCGACGATTGCCCAGCAAATTGCCCCGGTTCTGATGGGAACCGCCTACAAGAACAAGGGCATTCAGCCGCTGCTCGACGCCATCACGAACTTCCTGCCCAGCCCGCTCGACCGCGACGTGAAGGCCCGGGACAACCTCAACGAGCAGGCCGAGGTCGTCCTGAAGCCCGACGACAACGAGCCGCTGGTCGCCATGGCCTTCAAGCTCGTTGAAGAGCCGTTCGGCCAGGTCACCTACATGCGGATTTACCAGGGTACCCTCAAGAAGGGGGAGTTCTATTACAACACCCGGTCCAGCAAGCGGGCGAGGGTCAGCCGCATTCTCCGGGTCCACTCCGACGAGCGTGAGGACATCGAGGCCGCCGGCGCCGGCGACATCGTCGCCGTCATGGGGATCGACTGCGCCACCGGCGACACGTTCTGCTCCGAGGGAATCAACTACTCGCTCGAGAGTATCTACGCCGCCGAGCCGGTGATCGATCTGTCGATCACCCCCAACAAGCGGGCCGACTACGACAAGCTCTCCAAGGCCCTGAACCGGTTCATGCGAGAGGATCCCACCTTCCGCGTGCACGTCGACCACGAGACCGGTGAAACGATCATCTCCGGCATGGGCGAGCTGCACCTGGAGATTTACGTCGAGCGGATCCGCCGCGAGTACAAGGTCGATTGCACCATCGGTCAGCCGAAGGTCAGCTACCGGGAGGCCCCCACCAGGGAGACCCCGTACAGCTACGTCCACAAGAAGCAGACCGGCGGCTCGGGCCAGTACGGCAAGGTCGTCGGCAAGCTGATCCCCCTGGAGGAGCCCTTCGAGGAGCCCTTCGAATTCGAGAACAACGTGACCGGTGGCCGCATCCCCGGCGAGTACATCCCGGCCATCGAGAAGGGCTTCCGCCGCGGCCTGGTCAAGGGCCCGCTGGCCGGCTACGAGGTCATCGGCGTGAAGATGGCCCTGGACGACGGCGCCTACCACGACGTCGACTCCTCGGCCATGGCCTTCGAAATCTGCGCCTTCGACGCCTTCCGAGAGACCTTCCGCAAGGCCGACCCCGTCTTGCTTGAGCCGATCATGAAGGTCGAGGTCGAGTGCCCGATCGAGTTCCAGGGCCCCGTCTCCGGCCAGGTCTCCTCGAAGCGAGGGATCATCACCAACACCGAGGCTCGCGAGGGCTTCGTGGTGATCTACGCCGAGGTTCCCCTCTCGGCCATGTTCGGCTACTCCAACGACCTTCGCTCCTTGACGCAGGGCAAGGGCACCTTCAGCATGGAGTTCTACAAGTACCAGCGGGTGCCGGCCAGCCTTCAGGACGAGATCATCAAGAAGGCCCAGGAAGACGCCAAGAGCATGGCCAAGGCCTGA
- a CDS encoding HIT family protein — translation MQQIWAPWRAQYIEQGQTPEGQATACFLCRGLAEQDDRANLLVWRRPHSAVYLNRYPYNNGHLLVAPRSHRGQLEDLQGAELYEPVETIRLLTGVLDRMFRPDGYNVGLNQGRSAGAGLPGHLHWHIVPRWDGDTNFMPVLGQTKVIIQGLVELYDRLVVELVREGMLDETAGSARRSSDDSG, via the coding sequence ATGCAGCAGATCTGGGCCCCCTGGCGGGCACAGTATATTGAGCAGGGCCAGACTCCGGAGGGGCAGGCGACCGCCTGTTTCCTTTGCCGAGGGCTGGCGGAGCAGGACGATCGAGCCAATCTGCTCGTCTGGCGACGACCGCACTCGGCGGTTTACTTGAACCGTTACCCGTATAACAATGGGCACCTCCTGGTTGCTCCCCGTTCGCATCGAGGGCAGCTAGAAGACCTTCAAGGCGCGGAGTTGTACGAACCCGTCGAGACGATTCGACTGTTGACCGGGGTCCTCGACCGCATGTTCCGACCGGATGGGTACAATGTTGGGTTGAATCAGGGACGATCGGCCGGGGCGGGTTTGCCCGGTCATCTTCACTGGCACATCGTTCCTCGGTGGGATGGTGACACGAACTTCATGCCTGTCCTCGGGCAGACCAAGGTGATTATTCAGGGGCTCGTGGAACTGTATGATCGTCTGGTTGTGGAGTTGGTCCGAGAGGGAATGCTTGACGAAACCGCCGGATCGGCCCGACGGTCTTCTGACGACTCCGGATGA
- a CDS encoding PIN/TRAM domain-containing protein — protein sequence MMLVAIRAVFILVAGGLAARLATLAGGPPWAPAVLFPIVMGAAAIVVVIDVLTPRKRIQTISAVYFGLIVGLILSYFLQLALQPTIDMFGGGLAIEMVQAVFALGTVAICYICVSTLLQTKDDFRFVIPYMEFSKEVKGACPLVLDTSVIIDGRIADVAEARVLDQPLVVPQFVLQELQGIADSSDKLRRNRGRRGLDILNRLQKSPEVEIRIFDTELPELAGIREVDQRLVVLAKHLDGKVVTNDYNLNKIARLQGVEVINLNDLANALKPVVLPGESLTVKLIKRGEEPGQGVGYLDDGTMVVAEQGMGHLGEMVRITVTSVLQTSAGRMIFGRMEGVASGQGHGAHRAGH from the coding sequence ATGATGTTGGTGGCGATTCGAGCAGTCTTCATTCTGGTGGCCGGCGGACTGGCGGCGCGCCTGGCCACGCTTGCGGGAGGTCCTCCCTGGGCCCCTGCGGTTCTCTTTCCCATTGTCATGGGCGCCGCGGCGATTGTGGTCGTGATCGATGTTCTCACCCCTCGCAAGCGGATTCAGACCATCTCGGCCGTTTACTTCGGTTTGATTGTCGGCCTGATTCTCAGTTATTTCTTGCAACTCGCCCTACAACCGACGATCGACATGTTTGGGGGAGGGCTGGCCATCGAGATGGTTCAGGCAGTCTTCGCGCTGGGAACCGTGGCCATCTGTTATATCTGCGTCAGCACCTTACTTCAGACGAAAGACGACTTCCGTTTCGTGATTCCTTATATGGAGTTTTCGAAGGAGGTCAAGGGGGCCTGCCCGCTGGTACTCGATACCTCGGTCATCATCGACGGCCGGATTGCCGACGTGGCCGAGGCGAGGGTCCTGGATCAACCGCTGGTCGTCCCTCAGTTCGTGCTTCAAGAATTGCAGGGAATTGCCGATAGCTCGGACAAGCTCCGGCGCAACCGAGGGCGTCGAGGGCTGGACATCCTCAACCGGCTTCAGAAATCGCCCGAGGTGGAGATCCGGATCTTCGACACCGAGCTGCCCGAGCTGGCCGGCATCCGCGAAGTGGATCAGCGGTTGGTCGTTCTGGCCAAACATCTCGACGGCAAGGTGGTCACGAACGACTACAACCTGAACAAGATTGCCCGACTTCAGGGGGTCGAAGTCATCAACCTGAACGACCTGGCCAATGCCTTGAAGCCGGTTGTCTTGCCTGGCGAATCCCTGACCGTGAAGTTGATCAAGCGCGGTGAGGAACCAGGCCAGGGGGTTGGCTATCTCGATGACGGCACGATGGTCGTGGCCGAGCAAGGGATGGGACATCTGGGTGAGATGGTTCGGATCACCGTGACCAGCGTGTTGCAAACCAGTGCCGGCCGCATGATCTTCGGACGGATGGAAGGGGTGGCGTCGGGGCAGGGACATGGAGCCCACCGGGCGGGTCATTGA